The Hermetia illucens chromosome 2, iHerIll2.2.curated.20191125, whole genome shotgun sequence genomic interval TTTTTCTGATTGAACTGGTTCTATCTACATTATCGGGCAGGTATTTATCGTCGTTATAAAGCAGCATCCTGAGGCTTCAAATGAAGTCTAATCGTTATTGTTTCCCCTTTGAAGTTTATTATATCTCCGTTTTGATCAATCAGCTTAAGAGTTAGCGTGCTTATTCGTTTAAGGCTTACCGGTAAATAAATGACGTTACTAGGAACCTCCACTATTTTATAACCTGGTCCTACTTCAGGTGAGAATTCATGGATTGTGTGTGAGGGAATATTATTGATGTAAGAATTTCCAACTATGTTACACTCAATCCGTATTACGTTCACTTTACTTATACTCACAGGTAGATCAGAAGTATGTTTATCATTGATTTTCAATTCTCGTTTAGCGAATCCCAACAATTGACCAATGGATCTTTCTTCATTGAAGTAAATTGGAGCATTTGactttatttcacttttgagtgtattattattagcctgtattaaaagaattattttgtcattGATCTTCGCTAATTCTTTATACAGATAGTTGGCAATATCATCAATTTCGTACGATCCAATGGGTATTTCTATAATGTGCTTCCcaatgtgaaataaattatttttttcatccacGTTAGGTATAGAATTATATGTTTGAAAATCAACAAGTCCGCATACGTAACCACCTTGTAAATCGATTGGTGGAAAATATTCAGTTGTAAGAATGGATGAATTTCCGCTTAGAGTTAATGTAAGTGCCATGGCAGCATATAAAACAATGAttgattttcagttttaaaagtatttatatatatatatatttacaaaagattgtacaaaaatttcaaacataaaTGTCCACAGTTATATGAGTCGTAGCTTTGATATGCATTGTAGTTGTATTTTATATTAGAACCTAGATAATCTATTAGCTCTTTCGGTggaggtaaatttccaaaactatCAAAGTATTCCACATATCGATTCTGTTTTTTGTATGCTACCCAATGAGTACCAGAACCCTGCATATTATCCAGATTTAGAATACCACATTCGTTTTGCTTTGCAGCTCCCCTCGGTAAATTATTTCGCATGAAAACTCCTCTGAAGTTTGACAAGAATCTGGCGAATCTCTTTAAATCATTCTCATTTAATGCTCTCTTGGGTAgcgtttttaaaagttttttgaagCAGGATTCAAAAACAACCCTAATCCTTTTCTGTACGGTTTTAAATGCAATCCTCGGCCTAATGTTATCTCCTCCATTTTTTGGTTATGACGCTGTTTTTCTTCTAAGGTCTTTTTGGCATTGGTAGCATCATTAACAGCTTTCGCTATTCCCGCAGCTCCACCTGATAAAGCACCAATAGCAGATAATCCTGCGAAAAGAGGAACTAGAAAAGGTAGAACTCCACCAACTTTAGGAATGGGTATTATCCTTGGAGTCTTGAGAGTCTTCTTCCGTCCCTTTGTTATATTCTTTGCAGCAGCTAAGGCTACTTTAATACTCGCTTTCATTGTGTCGGGTTTCTTTCTTTTGACAATCCTTCGGACTTTGGAAACAATTGTTCCAAATTTCGGTTTATTCTTCATTCCCATTCCTAATTTTACTTTAGCTTTCATCATGTTGGTTACAAGTAGTGCGTTAGCTCGTTCTGACAATCCTGCGTCTGCTGATCTGACTCGTTGCCATGCCTTTTCAGCTAATATTTTATCTAATATATGACGATCAGccgtttctttaaattttgaatatccaaTATCATGCTCTTTACAGGCTTGATCCAATAAGTTTATTCCTGGATCACCTCTAGCAAGCCGCTCGCTTAGTTTTGTACCAGGACCACAGTATTGATAACCAGGTAGATGCAGTTCAATTGGAAGTTTATTGATTAGGGTATTAATCACACCTCTTCCTTTCACCGCTTTTCGTGTTGTActagtatatttatttttatgatcaATCATTTTATAGTGACCGTTCTCTTTGCGTCTATGTATGCGTATAATCCTGCTCGGTTCAACAACTCTCGCAGACTATAACATTTTTTGCAGCAACGTAATTACTTTCAGTCTGGTTGTTTAGTTGCACTGATAATGCGGtttatacaacaacaacaaaggttGGTGGTGGAAAACACTGACATTACAAATGAAAGCTGTATAGCTAAACACAGCAATTTATTGCCTAATAATATTCGGGGTATTATTACGGGTCCTTCTAACTGCGGCAAAACTAACGTTATGCTTTCTCTATTGAAGCACCCAAAtggtataaaatttgaaaatatttacatctaCTCGAAATCATTACATCAACCCAAATATGAACATTTGAAGCAGGCTGTTAAAGCTATTTCCGGATTGGGCTTCTATACATTCTCAAATAATAGTGAAGTGATTTCGCCTGAAGAAGCCAAATCTgactctgttttcattttcgatGATATTGCCAGCGAGAAACAAGAGAATATTCGATCATATTTCTGTATGGGACGACATCATAATATTGATAGCTTTTATCTGTGTCAAACATATACAAGAATACCGAAACACCTTATTCGAGATAAcgcaaattttttgattatatTCAAACAGGATGATATGAATTTAAGACACATTTACAATGATCACGTAAACACCGACATGACTTTCGAACAGTTTAGAACCATTTGTGCTGAATGTTGGAATGATAAATATGGATTCTGTGTAATTGATAAAGACAGTTCTTTAGAGAAGGGTCGATATCGAAAGGGATTCGATATATTCATAATACTATAAAAGCAAATCCTCAGTATGGAAAGAACCCCCCATCTATTAAAAGCATCATTACCAACTTAGCAGTCTaggagcagttcaaagcagttcaaagcagttcagaAGCAGTTCAAAAGCAGTTCAGAAGCAGTTCAGAAGCAtcagttcaaagcagttcaggagcagttcaaagcagttcaaaGGATCAGTTTGATGCAGCTCAATAGCTGTTCAATACAGTTCGATAACAGTTCAATACGGTTTGAGTGCAGCAACAGTGAGGACAGTTCCAAACaattcaaaaaagaaacaaagcgATTTAGGTGCTGCAAAAATCAGTTCAAAATCAAACTAAAACCTAttgaaagaatatttcaaaacattttagatatatttcgaaatttgaccAATTGCATCCGTTGCTGATTCCATAAACAATGAAAAGAACAAAGCTTGACAAACAGTTGCTCAGAGATATTGTAAAGACAACCGATTCaataaggaaaaaatatcaacagcTGAAAGCTAACAAAGCCGGAACAGAGATTCAGTTGGAAGAAACATTTAAGCCCATCACGGAACCCCTCAAAGAATTTGTTAAGAAAGCTAAAGTATTGCAGGAACAAGACATAAAAAAACAAGAGTTTAAAGAAGAGTCTTCATCAGCTCGTATTAAATGTAAAGATGAGGAATTAAAGAGAGATCGTGTCTATGAAGAAAatgaacacatttttgaaaCTCCTAAGTCTTCTACAAAAGCTGTTCGCCAATATGTTGCCACTCCGGAAGGGCAAGAATATCTGGGAGAATACCTGaagcaaaatcatttttcagatATTGCTAAGCAATATCTAGATATCTATGTAAATCAACCATCTGTAATTGACAGTGTTTATGGGGTATATAGGGATGACAATAATGGAAATCAGtggaaaataggaaattcaGATTTCGCAATCGATGATAATCATATAATTGTAGATGAAAAATCTTACATTGGAAGTCGGGGTTTATATGAACTGCTTTTTATGAAGTATCCAGATGAAACAATATATTCCGACGATGATTTAGAGAATTATAAAAGTATTCTTCTACACTCTAATGCTCACAGGCGTTCTTATGACAGTAGCAGTCAAGTCAATGGAAATCGAAGCTTTAAATATACAAGAATAATTTCTAAATTGTtaaatagaaaagaaggaaaagggtTAACACGAACCCCTAATATTAAATGCAAAAACCCTAATTTAATGGAAACGTCTAACAAACAAATTGACTATATATATTGGGATGATCCCAATGAACTAGTAAGTCGATTGCGGTTACTCATTGCGTCACAGCAAGCCGGTCACAATaatcataacaatgaaattatatcaatcattgaagaattgaaagaatcaCAAATAATAGAATAAACACGCAGCTCACATCATTTATTAaatgggtgttgataaatttggtCGATTTTCAAACGATACTGGAGGAGGAAAACGTGGTTTGCAAGGACTTCAAGGACCCCCGGGTCCTCAAGGTCCCCAAGGTCCTATAGGTCAGCAGGGGCCCTCGGGTCCCCGAGGTCCGGAAGGAAAACCTGGTAAGGATGGTCTACAAGGTTTGCATGGTGCGGGATTTAATAAAACGGAAAGCGGTGATTACaacatcaaattcaaacaaCTCAAGAATCTTGGAGAACCCGTTGAGGATGCTGATGCTTCTACAAAGAACTACGTTGATATTAACATTGAGAAACTCAAAGAATATATAGACAGACAAATTCAACTTGAAATCGACGAACTTACAAAACTATAATGATGATGACAGTTCAAAGTCATAccttgaaaacaacaacaacaaatacaaCTATCAATCATATTACGAAATTCAGTTCATTCTAAAATGAGCAAACGGCAAGTAGTAAACGAATTACATAGGTCAGCTCGAAAAAATTTTAACCGACGACCAGTCATAATTAAAGGTTTGGATGACTTGTGGCAGGCCGATTTAGTTGAAATGGGAGCATATGTTAGCGACAATACGGGGTTCCGTTTCCTTCTTACGATCATCGACACGTTTTCCAAGTTTGCGTGGACGGCTTCCATCAAAACAAAAACGGGTAAAGAAGTTGCTATAGCAATTGAACAGATTCTCCAACGAGGACGCATTCCTAAAAACCTACAAACAGACGACGGAAAAGAATTCTAcaacaaacattttaaaaatgttatgacaaaatatcaaataaaccaTTATTCCACGTATAGTCCACTTAAGGCATCAATTGTTGAACGATTCAATCGTACCCTAAAGAATATGATGTGGAAAGAGTTTAGTATGAATGGAAACTACAAGTGGATCAATCAAGTCGATGATATAGTTGACGCctacaataataaaaaacaccGAACAATTAAAATGGCTCCGTCTGCTGTGAATAGTTCcaatgaaaaattactcctgTCTACCGTATACAACAACATTAAGGTGATGggtccatttaaatataatgtgGGTGATCATGTTCGAATCAGTAAATACAAGCATGTATTTGAAAAGGGCTACACACCCAATTGGACCACGGAAATTTTCAAGATTCGCGAAATTCGTATTACCAATCCCGTTACATATCTATTAGAAGATTACgaaggaaataaaattgaaggtgGTTTTTATGAGCCTGAACTATTGAAAGCTGAGCATCCGTCAATTTATcttgtggaaaaaatattgaaaaggaatGGTAACCAAGCGTTTGTGAAGTGGCTAGGGTTCTCAACGAAACACAATTCCTGGATAAATACCAAGGATATGATATATTAAGATTCACAATGAAACACTGTAATTTTGATtgaagaataaaatttatttattagttaatcttttgtaaaactgaacaaggtttttcatttcatttattctcCTACGAACACTATAACATTCACAAGTGTCTGGTCCGCATTTTGCATCGTCATATGCCCACGGGCAGCTCACGTAATGTTTTCCAAATTGGCTGACTTTCTGCGACATTTCAGCGTATGGTTTCAAAAACGTATAGCTGCTTATAAATTGGTTAAAGTGCTCCGTAAGAATTAGCAATCTGTTggtacaaaaaaattgtttcaactcCTCAATAGAACGTTGAAGGTCGTCGTCCACATCGATGTTGTTTTTATTCGCCGTCGTCGtcgtcattttttttaattcgttgtGCACAGGTTCGCGGTTCAAGCAATACTCATAGAATAGGtttgcttcattttcttcaagtccAGAAATTCTATATTGCTCCTATAGTCTGGATCTGCCTGTTTTATATACTCAACCTCGCCATTACTGAGTATTCTTTCGGTTTCGAACTCATGGTATTCATAACATGCGATTTTCAGTGAGCGCATGGAATAGTTGCTATCATATGTACATCGAACTGTTAAAATTTTGTCATCATCGAACTCTAATTTAAAGTgcctgtaaaaaatattttcgctcTCGATAATTCCAGCtatttccatttccttcttaatcAAAGCTTGCCGAAATCCTTCTATTGCTTCATCGACTGTAACATATCTTCTAGACggttctgttgttgttgttgttggtgacGTCGACGTcagccatgatgatgatgaaatagcaACATCGGCATCATTTTGAAACGACGTGTTCGTTTCTGTTGAAACTGTACTAACAGTCATAAGTCGAAAAGATAATGTCACTTGCGCTGTATTGTTATCAGGTAGCACGAGATTAAACGCTAAATTGTTTGTACTTTCGTTGGTATTAAGATTAACCACTGGCAATGGGCTACCTAAAAGAAAAGGCACACCAAAACCTAACACAAGAAGTATATTTAAAAACTCCATTCTATTCCAATCGATTTGCGAAAACCAACTAATTGTATATTTACCGTCATGAGATCTATTTATACGGCTCTGAACGATTGAAATTACCTAACCTTTCGGCTGCTTCTATTCCataaaaaagagagagagaaagaaaacttttttttttttttttttgctagtcTACTGGATGTGATTATTATCATATGAATCATTTTGTTCTAGTTTACATCCATTCTTAtattaaaatgtgaaaatcattttggaGTCTCGATGGTTTTGTTCAAAACCACATTGTCATGTCATGTCATCTATAAATATCCTCAAGTGAAAACCTGTTAAACttatataataaagaaaaagaatgaacaataaacaaatatttacaagaaaaaaacaatCAGGATGGATATACccacatttcaaaatttatcattGACTATTTAAAATTCTCTTTCAGCTAAATCAACTTCAAGATTTCCCTCATCAACAGCCTCCAGATAACCACTCCTTATGCGAAACGTTTTCTTAGATCTTCcattctccccctcctcttttgcaataattttactcgataaagattttttattttgttttcttcgaaTCAATCGATCAAACTCCCGCTGAATTCGTATGATATCATCTCCATAATAATCATGATGACTTCCATTTCGGCGAAGAACCTCTTTAATTCTTTCCTCTTCccctttttcaaattcatttattcCATATTTTTGCACCCATTCAACATCATCACCACCATCTATGTCGTTGAACGGACAACCCTTCGGATATCGGCCTTTCGTGTTACATCTAGTCAAACCTGGCAACACTTTTCCCATTATAGTAATTTCACCATTACCTGAAACAACAACACCAAAGTTGCAATAAAAAATACACTATTCCCTTCATCACCATCCCACTCACCAAATACTTCAATCTTAACATGCTGCCAGATTTGAAATGTAAATGTCGTATCGAAATTTCCAGGTTTGCAATCCTCTCCATTCCTTAAGCTTAGTACAAGCCCCCTTGAACCATCCTCAGGTGTCATATAAACCTCCAGATAACCCGAATCAATCTTCACGTTGATAATTTTAAAACTCTTCCATACTTGTTCACATATACAATATTTATCTCTATGCGATAACCGCTCAATCCAAAACATGGCTTATCGCTTAACACTTCTAATCTTCCTTCACAACTGACAAACATCACTTTCAAACTTACAATATATTCACCTGCGGTTTAATATTCACACAGTCCCTAATATACATCAACTTGATAAGCGATTTCCCGTCACCCAAACAATTAGCACATGGCACCCAAACGATCGCCTCTTATCAGCAacctcagcaacaacaacaacaacaaacaaatcagccaagtacatttaaaatctagaaaaaaccatcattttcaaacttactaCATATTCACCTGCGGTCTAATATTCACACGCTCCCAAATATGCCAACCTGATAAGCAATTCCCCATCACCCAAGCAATACGCACATGacatccaacaacaacaaaaacgcacgccgccccgccccgccccggcccggaacgaggatccccgaacccccgcggacggcgccctacgaactacgcttccctaaaagtcgcccccggcacgcgccaaaccggccgcccctaaccacaacattttcatatgaaactggattcgaacatacatgccgtctcaaaaccgcaagatttttatatgaaagtggattagaacatacatatttatactactgtAGGGAGTTCAAAACAACGGCCAACGAACCGACCAATACCTAAACAAAACCCGCCCCGGCCCGGAACGAGGATCCCCGAACCCCCGCGGACGGCGCCCTACGAACTACGCTtccctaaaagtcgcccccggcacgcgccaaaccggccgcccctaaccacaacattttcatatgaaactggattcgaacatacatgccgtctcaaaaccgcaagatttttatatgaaagtggattagaacatacatatttatactactgtAGGGAGTTCAAAACAACGGCCAACGAACCGACCAATACCTAAACAAAACCCGCCCCGGCCCGGAACGAGGATCCCCGAACCCCCGCGGACGGCGCCCTACGAACTACGCTtccctaaaagtcgcccccggcacgcgccaaaccggccgcccctaaccacaacattttcatatgaaactggattcgaacatacatgccgtctcaaaaccgcaagatttttatatgaaagtggattagaacatacatatttatactactcgcctcgatgccttcctgggcatggaggctccgcaaaccgtcgttatcaggttcataactgaatttacgacagtgtccgcTGCGGCGCCATCACcaccaggagtaccctccagcgtggcctcacctgttcccagagtttcgacaaacttcccgaggTTCACTTTCACGACGTTCcaaacacagaaagatcgccgggttggcgtacaccgagagtttgtgtccaccagttcgaaagcaatgtattggtgatcacttgccgagaagtcctccagaactcgccacccgtccaccagcgacaccaatgattccgatgcgaaggttacgtctggaatgcttccctcgcagccagagcgccggaacgttgggggggatccggtgtttagaactacctgtcctgttctcgccgtcaTTTCCAAATTAACTTCCACACCGACTTCACAAACGCTACTTTCAGGAAAACGTGCCGCCCTCATCCCTTTTTTTTATCAAAGAAATATTAATTCTCTCTCATTACACAAACCAACTCATGCCATCAAAACAGTAGATGGTAAGTTCTCAATTTCTGAGAACCTCTATTTCTAAACCGATTTAACTTGTATCGTGATAGAACAACGCTCGAAAAAAGCCAGCAAAGTCGTAATACACTGCAAACTACTAAGCAAAACAAAACATAGATCACGAAATTAAATGCTGAGACAGAGAGTTGCCCGCTATATAAAGGGCATGATTCCCATCCATTTTTCTGACAATAGACTCAGTTGTCTTCGAATAAATTAGCTACAACTAACAGACAAACCAATGAATCGAGTAAAGAGAACCTTTTCAATGAGTCAAAATGAGATGATGAGTCATATGGGAGGGAATTCTAAACCACTATTATAGATATAGATACTCGTAATAAtgaaactttattattattattctacgtCCATGTCGTTTCCACCTAAAATATGCATCATAAAAACCAAAATTCGTTGCAGCATTGGGTATAACCTTTTTATGTGGATCAGTTGACTTACATTCAAAAAAGATAGAACTCAACATAGCCAAAACAAAATTGCAGTTTTCTTGACTCATTCGACCGTAAGCATCACTTGCTTTTATTGTCAGCAACCTCACCTCATTTTACTGTTAATGTAACGTAGAGTACAAGTCTACGAGTCATCAATTGTTTATTCTGTTCAGGAATCGATCGACAGGAATCAATTGCTTTAATATTCCAAATATTGTCCAGTCGTATTTTTGACACCCTCTGATGAATAAGTAGACGATGCGCTCCGCTTGGGAATACAAATCCATGACTTAAGATGATCTCATAATGCAAATTCACAAATATTGATTTGATATCTGAATCATTTATTTTGGCAGCCTATCCGTAAGAATATCCTTCGAGGTCATAAACCGCAGCTCGaatcaataataatttatttcgcCGAAACTAGACGgtcaaaaaggaaattttgttgttattataGATAGATTGGTTATATCCTTTGTCTGAAATGGAAGTCAAAGAGCGACCTATAAAGAACTAGCATCAATTAATTTGATGAgcagttttttttccaattatttatatattacaCTTGAGAAGTCCACCACTCCAGTCAGCGCCACATCGTCTTTACCAATACTACTCAAGCAGAAGCAGAACTTTAAAAATCAACGTAGAGAAACTAAAGCATGCTTCAACGCTATCGAAAGTTTGAAGGATGCACCTAACGATGATCCTGAGTAACCTAGGATAGCATTTTGCATGTGTATAAGGAAATCAAATTTGAAAAGCGGCTTAAGTTGTGCTGAGCTGTCAAGAGAAAAACAGAAATAATTAAGTTATCCAAAAAAACAAAGAGGGAATAAGAAAAAAGTCGAAAGCGTATATATAATTCATAGGTGAGAATATATCTTTACACGACGGTTCCGTTTGTACGTAGTTAGTAGGTCAGAAGCGATCCAGATGATTCAGTAGTCCCTCCAGAAGCCGAAGCATAAGCTCTGGACGTAGTGAAAAG includes:
- the LOC119648518 gene encoding short-chain collagen C4-like gives rise to the protein MGVDKFGRFSNDTGGGKRGLQGLQGPPGPQGPQGPIGQQGPSGPRGPEGKPGKDGLQGLHGAGFNKTESGDYNIKFKQLKNLGEPVEDADASTKNYVDINIEKLKEYIDRQIQLEIDELTKL
- the LOC119648520 gene encoding uncharacterized protein LOC119648520, whose product is MFWIERLSHRDKYCICEQVWKSFKIINVKIDSGYLEVYMTPEDGSRGLVLSLRNGEDCKPGNFDTTFTFQIWQHVKIEVFGNGEITIMGKVLPGLTRCNTKGRYPKGCPFNDIDGGDDVEWVQKYGINEFEKGEEERIKEVLRRNGSHHDYYGDDIIRIQREFDRLIRRKQNKKSLSSKIIAKEEGENGRSKKTFRIRSGYLEAVDEGNLEVDLAEREF